In Candidatus Nanopelagicales bacterium, a genomic segment contains:
- a CDS encoding pirin family protein, whose amino-acid sequence MSAPSPDPLALGPREVPLGGPRGMLVRRTLPHRDVRTVGPWCFCDHFGPLGSVEWSAAGPGPEPVMKVPPHPHTGLQTVTWLLEGEVDHRDTVGSVQRVRPRELNLMTAGAGIAHSEYSVDPGTLDPDGSPGRLFGVQLWVALPDSSRHTDPHFEHHADLPRLTLGAFEATVVMGEVDSVRSPARTYSPMLAVEVRLPAGAAGRLPLDPAYEHAVLAADGSVRVDDVEVGFGALLVLDPGRREVSLASARGATLLLFGGEPLGEELLMWWNFVGRSHDEIVTFRDDWHAGRFGTVVGDPEPPLPAPELPRTVLRARPGRR is encoded by the coding sequence GCCGCACCCTGCCGCACCGGGACGTGCGGACCGTCGGGCCCTGGTGCTTCTGCGACCACTTCGGGCCGCTGGGCTCCGTCGAGTGGTCGGCAGCTGGCCCCGGGCCGGAGCCGGTGATGAAGGTCCCCCCGCACCCGCACACCGGGCTGCAGACGGTCACCTGGCTGCTCGAGGGAGAGGTGGACCACCGCGACACCGTCGGATCGGTGCAGCGGGTCCGCCCCCGCGAGCTCAACCTGATGACGGCCGGCGCGGGGATCGCGCACTCGGAGTACTCGGTCGACCCCGGCACCCTCGACCCCGACGGCTCCCCCGGTCGGCTGTTCGGGGTCCAGCTGTGGGTCGCGCTGCCGGACTCCAGCCGGCACACCGACCCGCACTTCGAGCACCACGCCGACCTGCCGCGGCTGACCCTGGGTGCGTTCGAGGCCACCGTGGTCATGGGTGAGGTGGACTCGGTCCGGTCCCCGGCGCGGACGTACTCGCCGATGCTGGCCGTCGAGGTACGCCTGCCCGCCGGTGCCGCAGGCCGGCTGCCGCTGGATCCCGCGTACGAGCACGCCGTGCTCGCGGCCGACGGGTCGGTGCGGGTCGATGACGTCGAGGTGGGGTTCGGCGCGCTGCTGGTGCTCGACCCGGGCCGGCGCGAGGTGTCGCTGGCCTCGGCCCGCGGGGCGACGCTGCTGCTGTTCGGGGGTGAGCCGCTGGGCGAGGAGCTGCTGATGTGGTGGAACTTCGTCGGCCGCAGCCACGACGAGATCGTCACGTTCCGCGACGACTGGCACGCCGGGCGGTTCGGCACGGTCGTCGGCGACCCGGAGCCCCCGCTGCCCGCACCGGAGCTGCCGCGCACCGTGCTGCGCGCCCGGCCCGGACGTCGCTGA